Proteins encoded together in one Balaenoptera ricei isolate mBalRic1 chromosome 2, mBalRic1.hap2, whole genome shotgun sequence window:
- the LOC132360405 gene encoding melanoma-associated antigen 10-like, with protein MSELRQPEADLQAPVQAQGPVEAQLFGAAGEAASPSSSSSPVAPSFSAYAESLPQEALTVLKSDLVAFLLLKYCTKEPISKAEMLNMVLRDHRDHFPVVFSRASKCMQLVFGVDVKEVDPRECTYVLVPTLGLTCDAALSDGQSMPKAGLLVLILCQVALYGDHAPEEEVWELLSIIGVYAGKQHRVYGEPRELLTKVWVQEAYLEYRQAPHCDTARYEFLWGPRAYAETSKGQVLEHLLSVNTLGPTSAEGVSDEEEGA; from the coding sequence ATGAGCGAGCTGCGCCAGCCTGAGGCAGACCTTCAGGCCCCAGTCCAGGCCCAGGGCCCGGTGGAGGCGCAGCTGTTCGGGGCTGCGGGGGAGGCCGCATccccctcgtcctcctcctcccccgtCGCCCCCTCCTTCTCCGCCTATGCCGAGTCTTTGCCCCAGGAGGCACTTACTGTGCTGAAGTCTGACCTGGTGGCGTTCCTGCTCCTCAAGTATTGCACCAAGGAGCCGATCTCCAAGGCGGAGATGCTGAATATGGTCCTCCGTGACCATCGGGACCACTTCCCCGTGGTCTTCAGCCGAGCCTCCAAGTGCATGCAGCTGGTGTTTGGCGTGGACGTGAAGGAGGTGGATCCCCGCGAGTGCACCTACGTCCTGGTCCCCACCCTGGGCCTCACCTGTGATGCAGCGCTGAGCGATGGGCAGAGCATGCCCAAGGCCGGCCTCCTGGTGCTGATTCTGTGCCAGGTCGCCCTGTACGGTGACCACGCCCCTGAGGAGGAGGTCTGGGAATTGCTCAGCATCATAGGGGTATATGCAGGGAAGCAGCACCGCGTCTATGGGGAGCCCAGGGAGCTCCTCACCAAAGTGTGGGTGCAGGAGGCCTACCTGGAGTACCGGCAGGCGCCCCACTGCGACACCGCCCGCTACGAGTTCCTGTGGGGTCCCCGGGCCTACGCGGAGACCAGCAAGGGGCAGGTCCTGGAGCATCTGCTCAGTGTCAATACCTTGGGTCCCACGTCTGCAGAGGGTGTGAGCGATGAGGAAGAGGGGGCCTGA